CCCAGTGGAAACCTCTACATCACCAGAAAAATAATACTGACATTAAAAGCAGAATTTATTTACAAATGGGTGCCCTGGAGCCTTTTGCCAGCACATCAGAGGCAGGCTCTTAGTCACAGCCCCCCCTGGTTTTGTCTGAATAGTATTAAACAGATTAAATCTTAGAATTTAGgggctaaataaataaataaactgagCATAAGGGATGAGAAGTGAAAATACTGGCCCAGAGTTATGgcaggagaaataaaaaaaataaaatacacattagagcagccaggctctgccatgctttgacagcagctgaacaacaCAAAGAGTGTGGCTTGAATTAATTCATAAACCTAAAAACCAGCAGCTCCAATGGATGATCCCATCCCTTTGATTAATCATAACAAGCCCAAATGGTTTTAAGAACAAAATGAACTTACCCTGAACCTCTCTTCCAGGAGGGAGAGTTCACTGATCAGATCCGTGATGGCATTGGTGAAAGCCTCCTGGGGGCTGTAGTCAGGGGTGGTTTGGACACGGATGATAATTTTATGTTCCAGAGGGTGTGGGACCTTATACCCTGCAAACAACACCTGCGGGTCTTTGAGCAACTGCCTGCAacgggaataaaaaaaaaaatcaaaaaaaaaaaaacccgaaacaGCAGCGAAAtgaggggaggaaaagccccaaaCCTCTCCCCAAATTTGCTCCTCGCCTGAACTTACGACTTGATGATGTTCCCCAGCGTGTGGTCCTCCTTGTTGATGGTGAACAAGCAGGCGTTGGGCACCTTCGTGTCCTTGTTGATGGTGATCCTGAGGGGACAGATGGGATAAAGGGATGTCACCGACCCATGCGGGCGCGGGACTGGGGAGAAAGGCCCgggctcccccctcccctcgcCCCCCGCAGTCTGATTAGGGTTTAATTAGTCGCCCCCCGGGTGTCCCCTCACTTTTTCTCGCCCTCGAAGAGCAGGAAAGACTCGAAGGCCGGAGGCGCGTTCATCCCGCCGTTGCTATGGCGGCCGCCGCGTCACTTCCGTCAATGTCACTTCCGCCCGATGCCGCTCTCCGGCCCCACAGCGCCCCCAGGCGGGCGGGAGGACTCGCTGTGGACAAAGGCACCAGTGGGACCAGTTACCGCGGGGGACTGGGGACGGcggcagaggcagggctggctccGACTTCAGAGCCACGGGTGCGGCCACCGGCGGTTGCAGGAGGAGAACACACACCAGTGACCCCATCAGCGGTGTTCCCACTGCAGACACGGCCGCGGTGCCCAGCCGCAATGGCACCAGCGGGGGCACTGGTGGCGGCACCACTGCCACCAGTAACACCAGCAGTGCCGTGAGCAGGGACTCCAGGGGTGCCACCACTGCCAGGCAGTTGGCCACCAGCAGAACCCCCAGTGCTGCCACCAGTAGAG
This region of Aphelocoma coerulescens isolate FSJ_1873_10779 chromosome 19, UR_Acoe_1.0, whole genome shotgun sequence genomic DNA includes:
- the POLR2J gene encoding DNA-directed RNA polymerase II subunit RPB11-a produces the protein MNAPPAFESFLLFEGEKKITINKDTKVPNACLFTINKEDHTLGNIIKSQLLKDPQVLFAGYKVPHPLEHKIIIRVQTTPDYSPQEAFTNAITDLISELSLLEERFRVAIKDKQEGIE